tgagtcttagcataactattgcatatgcttgctaattgatgtgttattatatcttgatcgaagtgtgggattcttgtgtaatgtgattgataattgaaaagtgaattttgaatgacgaagtggtgaagttacgtgagctatgtttaagcaagtggtatctcatttatataatatgtatatttaattgtcttgtttctctattagctaggaatgtgataactcactccctgtgtgttgttgtgtttggatcctgtgatgatcttgaacttgtgttcgggggagcagatgaataggtggatgactatgaagaacctcatgctagaggacacgggaacacaacgctctaataggatgtgacattaggatatagattctatattaattgtatgaagcttagacgaccttgttgagtcgagaatactttattatttatttggacaagtttgaatatgatgtagaagaaaatgaatgtgagcctttttcccctttgaaagacttgtttaaaaaaaatgttttaaaaatacttttaattaatatttgaattttttattccttattagtatatatgtgaggggtacaGAGTGTCACAAATAATGACATATTAACACTTTATGATttcaaagatttaatttatattcattttttctcttttatttctctcCAGCACCATATcacttattataaatttatatctatataatttttttatttatataaatcaaagagagaatttacaataattcatgtattttattCAACCAGATCTTTTTAATCTATGtctatataatttcattttattttttagatgtcAGCTAGAATTTGGTGTTTGCCCAATATCATTTTTTTGCATTATAAATTGCAACCTTTTGTATCACCACTTCCCAACTTCCATTGATTAGTTCTACCCCTATCCTATGCTTTGAAACTTTAGCCTTTTGAATCCCTAGCTATAATTCTATAGTTAAATCTTCTTGTGATGCTTAATATTCAGTTGAGTCAATGTCAATCTTACCAAGTTCAGGGGACCGATTGTGTGAGGGTGATTTTGAGATTCTCCCTGCCACAAAATTTCGTTACTTTGCTTAGAACATCACTTTCAAAATGGAAGAAACAGGTAACGATATCCATGCATACTTCATTAGGATTAAGGTATTCGACTTCATTAAGATTatgattcataaaataaaatattaattcacGTGAAAAGTAAGTGTAACTAGTCTTCTTGTAAGTGTACAATTTTacattgtttataaaattttcttaagctTCACTGATCCTTAATTTCTTTCACCCATTTGTTTGGATATGTCATCTATACAGATCCTGCGATAGTCTTGAGTGCATGTTTTCTCTTTCCGTGATAGTCTTAGCCTCATGATTGCTTCAGAATCACCTCACTCAGCAAATCTTATACTAACCCTGatcctatatataaaaataataattacctaATTCATCAAcaccaattaaaataattagattcattgatttgttataaattttaattttatttttaagactatccataacattaaataatttaaaatatgattattttttaaaaaataatttttcaatcaataaatatgttttgttttgttgataTAACTCAATAAATGTCTGCACTTTCACgggaaaaaagaataaacattagaagtaaaaaatttaacaataaagcaattttatatatcttataattaacatcaagaaaatattatctcggttatatatatatatatatatatatatatatatatatatatatatatatatatatatatatatatatatatatatccgagGCTAGAGATAAAGGGAGAGACGAGTGAACGAGGAAACCACGCGTGAAACCatgaattattattgttatcattttttagATGCTCCATATATTTGCAATCAGAAACAAGATGTTATATAATCAATATTAGgtttttcaatttcatcattttatttttcttcgatTTTGAAAAGCAGATCATATATGTAATATCTGCATACTATAATCAGCTTACTAAGAAGACTAGTTCGGCCggaaaatgtgaaatttttttaattcaagataGTATCAACAtttatgaatttgaaaaaaGTATACTATCCAAATGATTTGTAAAGAAACCATAACATTAATCCTAATATCTTATCAATTATAGTATACGTTGCAGGCAAAATGCGGTGTTTGGATCAAGTTACCTACAGCATTAGTTAATTTTGTTGAAACTGCAGTTAAGGTAATGTTTCCTGTTTGTGTCAGACTTTAATTACTTTAAACCTTGTACAAGTATAAGGTATATCTATTCAGCTACATaagattgttttaattaaattatctaatttttaaatccAGATGGAAATGTTTGTCAGattctaatttctttttctctttggaaAACATAGTGTATATATGCATATGAGTTTAATTTGAACTCAATCATGTTAGTTTTCACAATTAAATcggaaatttaatttaataaaattattcagttttttcaattattgaatttaatttctgtaatttatattaaattgattCAGTTTATCTTGAATACTATCAGTATCAGAAGACAGTTTTATCGTGAAATCACAATGGAAATGCATGGATGGGATCGAGCTAGAGAAagtattttcaataaatatgttATCTCATTTTTGTCAgagatatataattttcaatgaATATATATGTTGGTGGCATGATGCAGGAGGGTTTCCGTTACCACCATGCTGAACCAAACTATCTAATGCTAGTTTATTGGATTATTCCTGAAACAAGCTGCACAAACCCTCCCAATGCATCCCACCGTGTAAGGGTCGGTGGTCTTGTCCTAAATGATAAGAAAGAGGTTCgttcaaaatatataacaacaatatataatatatggttCCCTCCTTATAATTGATTCCTTGTTTGCTTTCAAGTAGTAGGTTTCATTTCACAACTCAATTActtttcctctcttattttcttttcttttctttctttcttatggTGGGCTTATATATAGGTGCTTGTAGTCCAGGAAAAAAGAGGTATATTCCATGAAATTGGCCTGTGGAAGATACCTACTGGGATAGTTGAAGCGGTGTGAACATTTTCAACCAAAAATTCCTCCCCAggtgttgaaaaataaatattccaaTTTGTTTAGAAACATGAAATTAACATGGTAACTTCAGGGTGAGGAGCTTTTAGCCGCAGCTGTTAGAGAAGTAAAAGAAGAGACGGGAGTAAATGATGCTGTGTTGCATTTTATATTTGTCGTTGATTAAATGCCCTTTCTTATGTGGTATTAATATAACTCAACTTTGCTCTTTACTTTCCTTGTTCAGATTGATACAGAATTTGTGGAGTTGGCATTCAGGTCTCAATTTTCTTCCTCAAACTTACTTTAGAAACTGAACTACATATCTGTCTCCtaccattttttcttcttcatgatTTTAACATTagaaaatgtaaatatataaattgtctTTCCCTTCAATGATGATAGACATTTACTTCTCATAAAATCTGGCTTTCTTCTTTccctcttattttaattttgttttaagctGCTCCTCATGTTTATGATTTGCAGGCACGCAGATAATTCACTATTTAGGAAATCAGAACTATTTTTCCTTTGCATGTTACGTCCTCTTTCTACTGATGACATCAAAAAGCAAGATTTGGAAATTGATCGATGCTGCCAAGGTATACagtctttctttaatttatttggttTGGATGTAAGGATGTCACAAATGATCAATGTGCTAACTGATTAACTTTACACACTATATTGCCATATCTGATGGAGTCATGTTTTGCATGTCTACTTTTAACAAagtttatcattaatttttatatatcaagTGACAAAGTAGTTTTTGTTCTCATCTTCCAACAAATGATAGATATTTTGCAAGGATAAGACCGGATCACATAAGGAGTGACACATGACATGACACAAATGAAGCCCTTCTTTAGGACTAGTATTGTCTAACAGATGAGTCAAGCGAcgcatatatatacatatatatatatatagacactgATAGGGAAGCGTAGCAGACAAAGGGATGTATTCAGAAGCAATAGATGTGAATCAAGACATAGCAACTACAGGGGTGTCTACAGCAAAGAAGGGTGCAAATCAAGCAGAAAAGGAGGTGCAAGCAGCAGTCAATACCAAAAGAAAGATCTCGAATCCTGAGGAATGATGCTGAATGATCTGTGCTGGAAGCAAGGGAGAGAAGAATAACGATTCTGCTGATATTCTGTAATCACAAAAGACAAATTCTGTTATGAGAATTTCAGTATAAATATCTAATGTAATAACAGCACCAAGGATGAATGAAAAATAGCAAAGTTTTCTCTCCTCTctgctcttcttcttcttcttaattcCCTGCGTTATGTCCTATTCGTAACACACACCTAGCTAACATTTTAATGCTCATGCTCTCTACAACAAAGTTCAATGGCACATGCACTACGAAATTATTAATTCTTAACTGAAAATACAAGCAAAAAACGACTTTCTTTATGGCCTTCTGGTGCGTGAACGTGAAGTCTGTGTGACATAATATGATAGAAAGTTGGATTACTCTGCTGAATATATATGATCACACGCCAAACTGTGTTTGGTTGAATTAAGCATTACATACTAGACATTTTAATTGCGACCAAAATTTTTATAAGGATTATATGACCACTATCCACATGTGATTATTTTGTCCCCACATTCTTTAGCTCATAAAGCAACATGTAATTATCTCGTACGTGGGTTCGGATCGATCACGTCCCTTGCATAGTTGGAAAATGACCATGcaactcataagaatgatgtgGATTcttgaataattaatatatgcACATACGCTAGAGGGTTCTATTTGTTGgcaatttttttacatgtttaaGGTTACGATTTCTCGAGCCTCTCCTACCATATTAAATTAGACTAGTGATATACGAACACTATTTTAAACATCTatcaatatttcttatttttttctatctttcttttttatcatatcataaattctataatacttatatttttttttcatttttctctcacTTATCGTATAAGTGTCTAATAACATTTGAGGTTGAtttatctttttcctttctATAGTTAATATCCTTTTCTCTAGAAAACTTAGATCATATATGATGATCGATGTGATGTGATGAGATACCCTGCACTCAAAAAGAGATCTTATAAAAGGAAGCTGGTATATGCTGACTAATTAACTTTACACTGCCATATCTAAGTCATGTTTTCCTTACTAATGTAGCGCTTTTGTTGGTAATCATcggtaatttttatttgtacataatttaaaaacaaaaaaaactatacaATAAGGAGAGATAAGGTTGTTAAAGTGATagagagataaaagaaataaaactatGGTAAATGTTATGTAAACTTGTTATATAAATAACTTAGCTTTTTTATCAGTATATTATTCAATTCTTTtgacttcatttttttcatgtatttcttCCTTTTGTCACAAAGTGGATGCCGTTTGAGGAATATGCTGCCCATACAGAGATGCACGAGCCCTTCAAGCATGAAAATGAATTATGCTTAGCAAAGTTAGAAAGGTTCTATGCTGGATTTTCTCCACGACATATCTCATCATATTTCAAGGAGCAATTGAGTTATCTATATTTAAATAGCCCATGACTTGGACAAGTCTTCCAATTCAGTCAACGCTTTAGGTCTTAGACAAAAGTTGAATGATATCGGTTTCTCACCATTGAGATGTTAATTAGCTGCACGTTCTCGTTTCCTGGATTTTTCATGCTTAGGCACAGACACGGTGATTATGACCACACTAGCTAGGCTTCATTTTATGTGACCGGGTGCAACTTTAGCATTGCGCCTAACAAGCCATAATTTCTCTGCTTTTGCCCTGTATTTCTTTTAACATCACAGATTTTACATTTTGATTAATTAGATGTTGTGCAAGACTAACATAGTTATGGCTTTGTCGTGTCGAAATTTGAATAATTCCTACACAGAAAATAGTCTTATGGCTGGTTAGAGGGGGGAGGgggatattttgtttatttggataaaaaaaatcaaagttttcTCCCGAAATTTTgtcttcattttaaatttttctcatctttcaatTTCCCTTTTTTGCAAACGAACCATAGTGATTTCTTGAAGATGGtagaaaaaatatactaatcTTTTGCCCCCCAAATCTTCATTGTTCAATAAAGAAATATCTCTAGTTAAAAGAAGCATTTACTTGATAAAACTTGTTCAGCTTTTAGAGTCATCATTGCAATGAACTCCATTATGAACGATAGTGCAACATTTATCAATGATGAAAAAGATAAGttctaagaagaaaaaaaaacttctttaattaaagaaagagaaagtaGAAGTGAAAAGGAAAGGTTGAAAATTTTAACAATCCGTTAGCACAGAGACTCATGCAAAGAGGAAGACATTTGTGTGTGTTACTTCAATAATATTATGACAGATGTGCTGCCATGCGGCACCATATCCCGTGTGTAGAAGAAAAGGAGGCGAATGATCCAAGACTGCATTAAAAACAGGTGCTGGTTGCAAATGAAAACATCCAAATCTAGAACACTCTTTTCCTTCTAAAGCTTTTGTCAGGTCATCATTGCAATTCCCATTATCTCCCAGCTCCACACTCCTTTCCTtcttataaatgaatttttctaGTCTGAAGTAAGTCAAACATTaaagttgagagaaaaaaaatgtttggagCAAAGTTTGTGGCAGTTGTAGTTGTAACCCTTTGGTTATCAAAgtccaattttaattttgaagctTATGGGGATGCAGTAGGTGATGTGATCCCAACCCCAACTTCTTGTGAGAACTGTCAGGTTACTCCACCACCTTCTGGTTATCCTTCTTATGAagctccaccaccaccatcacagCCACCTCCTCCATCTTCTGGCTACTCTATATATGGtgctccaccaccaccatcaccacaCAAGTCAGGCCAATCTAAGTGTCCTCCTGCTGCAGGTGTTCAGTGTTGTACCCCTCCTGCACCTTACACTTATGGTTATGGTTATGGACCTCCAAATCCTTACACCTATGTGCCTTATGGGGAAGGTCAAGGCCCTGCTTCTATGGTTCTGCCAATTCTAGTCCCCCTCATCATGcttttttcctctatttttctAGTCTGAATGTGCcagttttttgttgtttatcctCGTATAATATCCTGTTGTCAATACTCAATAGTTATAAATGCTGTTGTAATCTATTCATCTTGTGTAGCTCCATGTGGTATATACCACATCCTCTCGAAATTCCCTTTATGAATACCCTCTTTGGTATGAATATGATAGCAAAAAAATCTTGTTCTTAGCAAGTTTGTGGTTAATTTAGTATTTGCTTTGGGGGAAGGGAAGACAATTTTATGAAGTTTTgttatttagtttgatttttaagaaAGGAAGAAGGAGAGAACAAATTCTCTCCCCATCTAATTTTAGCTTTTCTCCAAAATTTAACTCCAATTCATTAGttcaaaattaaagttattttgaGGAAAAGCTATTTGGAAACAAATAGCATATAATAAAATTCTCTTATTCTAAGCAACATTTTTGTTTACACCATTCTCACAATGATTGTTATCATTACCATTATGATTGTCCTTGTTACTAGTGACATTTGCAATCGTCACTACTAgttactactattattattgttatatcaTCACCATTATTTTATGTTACCATTTGCATACAATTGTCACTATTATTAGAActatcatcatctttgttactGCTATAATTGCAATCACCATTGTCCCCTTCATTATTAACAGAGAGTAACATATCAAATCCGGAAATGCGGTTAATCCATTGCACTAGCAAGGTAAAACTTTTGGGTGGAGAAAATCTGCCTAATGATCAAAACAGCTAACTAACGGTTACTGATCCAGATTCTAGAAATGGTTTCAGCCTAATGTTGCATTCCAGTAATTCAAGCAGGCATGTGATCATGTCTACCAATAGGTAAAAGGCAAAAATGCGAAGAGGCAATTTAAGAGGAAATGGTTTTGCTTTACAGTCCTCGTATCACAAAATTTAGGTAATTTCTTTGGCAACTTCAGTGCCCCTGATACAAATCTGGACCCGGGCAAGTTATGTTATTCTAAGTATAtgagaagaaataaataaaagcattacACATGAGAGAGGGTGTTTTTGAATGTTATATGTCGTGTATGATTCTTGAATCCATGATACCGCAACAATATAGCAATTTTTTTGAGATTGTTCCCGGGAGACTTATACAGACTAGTTGATAAGGGTCCAACACCTAAGCATTTTTTAAGAACAGCAGCCACAATACATGAATATTGTAAAAGCTAATCACAGATACTATAGATGAGGTCAAGTAATAGAACCTCCGGAAACAGCTTTGATGCTGctgtttttttatcaacatcAACTTGGATAGGTAGCCGCATACCTATAGATCCCACTTGAGggacattttgataaataatgaaAGGCGTATAACAACGAAAAAATGAAATCCCGATTGCTTTTTAAAGTGGATACTGAGACCAAAGACAAAACTATTCTAAAACTAATCAATGCAACATTAGAGAACAGAATTGGATTGGTTGGACACAAGGAGAAGCTAACAGATAGCATATTGACATCCTGTTATCCTTTGATTTTACACTGAAGTTACCATGGATATGTAGTCATCCTTACTATAGGTTGTCAATCCTCAGACCCTCCTAACCTTGGGAAGAGACATGGAACTTTACATCCACACATTAGAGTTTATACTCCATGTAACACCTCAAGATGCTAAATGaagattgattaaacatctctAGAATTATCCTAGTCCAACAACCTTTAAGCATTGACGCCATCTTGTATTTCTCAAAAAAGCTTGTCGTTTCTATTAACCAACTTCTGTCATACATATTTCAAGAGTACTTAGTACTTGCACATTCTACTCAGGCTCACACTAAACTGCTCTACATGTGTTTAGAGTCTGTTTGGATAAGCTTCTCTAGAAGTACttctaggagaagaaaataagaagcaaCAAATGAAAGGGGCTTCTTCATAAGCTAAAATGAGTTTTCCATTAACTAATTTGTAGATGTCATCTCATCCTTTATAGAAGCTATTTGAGAGAACTTCTACAAATTAGCTAATGATTAGATAATGGAGAACTTATTTTAGCTTATGGAGAAGTtcatctcattttcttcttattttcttgtctTAGAAGTGCTTTTAAAGAAGCTCACCCAAACAAGCCTTTAGGATATAAAGGAAACTAGAAAGATACGGGGGAGAGTAAAATCTAAAATTCCCACATAGATTATCCTTGATCAATCAAACATGTTACTAATCGAGCAGAGGTGAGAAAGAAACTAAACACTTTAAGATCTAATATAGGGATCTTCCTGCCTCAATATTTACTTACTTTCCCTCGTTCATTAACAGGCCAAAATAACAATTTGGTTCCAAGCTTCCAgcaaaagaaagaggaaaagatTACAACTTCAGCTGATTACCCCTATATGTGTTTCCTATTCCCGCTATGCAAAACCATTATAGAAAAACACCACTCTGAAGTCTGAACTCTTAGAAGAATAGCTCAAACTAAAACCTAGCGACTTAAGAACTAAGAAGAGAAGATAACTGATTGTAGGATTGTTAAACATACAAGAAATTAATATGAGTATGTGTAGAACACTACAACTCAAAAGCCATAACCATTCAGTAAATCCAGAGAGATATAACATCGAATTCAATTAACAATGGAGAAAGGGAAGTTTCTCATCATCTTACAATAATTTAATCCTGATTTAGAAAGACGTACTAGAATCCAGCAATGTAAGAAACAACTAAAATCCGTTTTGCAGAAACTTTCCAAGATAGTAACTATTAAGGAAGTGAAAATGCAAACTTTTCCACTACTTAGGCTGAAGTTGCTTTGCTATACAATTAAATTATCTCAATAACGGATTGGTGATTCAAAGAACTTGCCTATCAGCTGCCTCAGCAACAATGGGTAATCTGGGGATTTGACCCAGCAAGCAAGAAGAAGAACCATAAATCAagcacaccaagaggaacaaaaACACAGTGCTATCCAAACTCATTATCAAATCCAATCCCAACCCATCTTTGGGATTAAACCCTCTTTCAAGGAGGTCAGGGAAAATCAAGAGCACATCAAGGACAACGGCTTGCATAGTGTTGAACCTCACATACTTACTGAAATTGGGGTTTCTCACCAC
The genomic region above belongs to Glycine max cultivar Williams 82 chromosome 14, Glycine_max_v4.0, whole genome shotgun sequence and contains:
- the LOC100820057 gene encoding nudix hydrolase 10; amino-acid sequence: MLVYWIIPETSCTNPPNASHRVRVGGLVLNDKKEVLVVQEKRGIFHEIGLWKIPTGIVEAGEELLAAAVREVKEETGIDTEFVELAFRHADNSLFRKSELFFLCMLRPLSTDDIKKQDLEIDRCCQDILQG
- the LOC121173500 gene encoding leucine-rich repeat extensin-like protein 3, translated to MFGAKFVAVVVVTLWLSKSNFNFEAYGDAVGDVIPTPTSCENCQVTPPPSGYPSYEAPPPPSQPPPPSSGYSIYGAPPPPSPHKSGQSKCPPAAGVQCCTPPAPYTYGYGYGPPNPYTYVPYGEGQGPASMVLPILVPLIMLFSSIFLV